A genomic window from Rhizobium sp. 007 includes:
- a CDS encoding glycosyltransferase has translation MAEQRPLRILHCFRSPVGGIFRHVRDLVEEHSTAGHEIGILCDSSTGGEHEDRLFDDIRPFLSLGLTRIPIRRSVALSDIGVIWETYKKIKSLRPDVLHGHGAKGGVLARLVGSALRVNRYRVARLYTAHGGSLHYSRSSLTGQFVLRMERLQEYFTDALVFICEYERDTYAQKVGRPRPMTRLIYNGIGERDFQIIPTRSDAVHFIYVGMLRDLKGPDLFVDAFAKTERLIGRPLSALMIGDGPDREKYRDMMVERGLGKRIGMLPPMRVQEAFAMAQNLVVPSRAEAMPYIILEGLGAGKTVIASRVGGIPEVLGRSSPALVAPDNADDLARVMADALTTPGWHNAVMPSIDSVKSVFSSSVMARDVLKLYHALAEGSSASETYEASVNLS, from the coding sequence ATGGCAGAACAGCGCCCCCTCCGCATACTCCATTGTTTCAGATCGCCCGTCGGCGGGATATTTCGCCATGTCCGCGATCTGGTGGAAGAACACAGCACGGCCGGGCATGAGATCGGCATCCTCTGCGACAGCTCCACCGGCGGCGAGCACGAGGACCGGCTTTTCGACGATATCCGTCCCTTTCTCTCGCTCGGGCTGACGCGCATACCGATCCGGCGTTCCGTGGCGCTTTCCGATATCGGCGTGATATGGGAGACATACAAGAAAATCAAAAGTTTGCGGCCGGACGTGCTGCACGGACACGGCGCCAAGGGCGGCGTGCTCGCGCGCCTTGTCGGCTCAGCCTTGCGGGTGAACAGGTATCGCGTAGCCCGCCTCTATACCGCCCACGGCGGAAGCCTGCACTATTCCCGCTCGTCGCTCACCGGACAGTTCGTCCTGCGGATGGAGCGGTTGCAGGAATATTTCACTGATGCCCTCGTCTTCATCTGCGAATACGAGCGCGACACCTATGCGCAGAAAGTGGGCCGGCCGAGACCCATGACGCGGCTGATCTACAACGGGATCGGGGAGCGGGATTTCCAGATCATTCCGACACGATCCGATGCCGTACATTTCATCTATGTCGGCATGCTCCGGGACCTTAAGGGTCCCGATCTGTTTGTGGATGCATTTGCCAAGACCGAGCGGCTGATTGGTCGCCCTCTTTCCGCGCTGATGATCGGCGACGGGCCGGACCGGGAGAAATACCGCGACATGATGGTCGAGCGCGGCCTCGGCAAGCGTATCGGCATGCTGCCGCCGATGCGTGTGCAGGAAGCCTTCGCGATGGCGCAGAACCTGGTGGTGCCATCCCGCGCCGAAGCAATGCCCTACATCATCCTCGAAGGGCTCGGCGCCGGAAAGACGGTCATCGCCAGCCGCGTCGGCGGCATTCCGGAAGTGCTCGGCAGGAGCAGCCCTGCCCTCGTCGCGCCCGACAACGCGGATGACCTAGCCCGCGTCATGGCCGACGCGCTGACGACACCCGGCTGGCATAATGCCGTGATGCCTTCGATCGACTCGGTGAAGTCCGTTTTTTCCTCTTCCGTAATGGCAAGAGATGTCCTGAAACTGTACCACGCGCTCGCGGAGGGGTCTTCAGCCTCCGAAACCTATGAGGCATCCGTAAATCTTTCTTAG
- the argC gene encoding N-acetyl-gamma-glutamyl-phosphate reductase produces MAPKIFIDGEHGTTGLQIRTRMAGRRDVELLSIPEAERRNAAMREDMLNSADIAILCLPDDASKAAVQMVSANDNVRVIDTSTAFRVNPGWAYGFAEMDKEQAEKIRAARFVANPGCYPTGAIGLIRPLRAAGILPDGYPVTVNAVSGYTGGGKQMIAQIEDQSRDDAITAPHFLYGLPLTHKHVPEMKIHGLLDRAPIFSPSVGKFAQGMIVQVPLHLDDLSGDATLESIHAALTAHYAGQDIVTVVPLEESRTLARIDAVELAGKDTMKLFVFGTPGSSQVNLVALLDNLGKGASGAAVQNMDLMLAS; encoded by the coding sequence ATGGCACCGAAAATCTTCATCGATGGCGAACACGGCACAACGGGTCTGCAGATCCGCACGCGCATGGCCGGCCGCCGCGATGTCGAGCTTCTGTCCATTCCGGAGGCTGAACGCCGCAATGCCGCGATGCGCGAGGACATGCTGAACAGCGCCGATATCGCCATCCTCTGCCTGCCCGACGACGCGTCGAAAGCAGCCGTCCAGATGGTTTCGGCGAACGACAATGTGCGCGTTATCGACACGTCGACCGCCTTCCGCGTCAATCCCGGCTGGGCTTACGGCTTTGCCGAAATGGACAAGGAGCAGGCCGAAAAGATCAGGGCCGCCCGTTTTGTCGCCAACCCCGGCTGCTACCCGACGGGCGCCATCGGCCTCATCCGGCCGTTGCGCGCTGCAGGCATTCTGCCGGACGGCTATCCAGTCACCGTCAATGCGGTCTCCGGCTATACCGGCGGCGGCAAGCAGATGATCGCGCAGATTGAAGACCAGAGCCGCGACGATGCAATCACCGCGCCGCATTTCCTCTATGGCCTGCCGCTGACACACAAGCATGTGCCGGAGATGAAAATCCATGGCCTGCTCGACCGAGCGCCAATCTTCTCGCCTTCGGTCGGCAAGTTCGCGCAGGGCATGATCGTCCAGGTGCCGCTGCATCTCGACGATCTCTCGGGCGATGCGACGCTCGAAAGCATCCATGCGGCCCTGACAGCGCATTATGCCGGTCAGGATATCGTCACGGTCGTTCCGCTCGAGGAGAGTCGTACACTTGCCCGTATCGATGCCGTGGAGCTTGCCGGGAAGGACACGATGAAGCTCTTCGTGTTCGGCACGCCGGGCTCCAGTCAGGTCAACCTCGTCGCTCTGCTCGACAATCTTGGCAAGGGCGCCTCGGGGGCGGCCGTCCAAAACATGGATCTGATGCTCGCCTCGTAA
- a CDS encoding GNAT family N-acetyltransferase — protein MQTQKLDAHQRPLDEAAKVEEGIANPRSLSAELDVTVFDTMAPLEKDWRALELDNLTSLHQGYDWCHSWVGAYRRPLAILRGVCGPESAFILPVEIERSHGVRIAKFIGANHSNINTGLITEHFLRRAVDLDAHCFAESLRHALRGKADLLLLQNIPLEWRGQKSPLGLLPLVQNQNHAYQLPLLENFEATLRQLNSKSRRKKFRVQSKRLEAIGGFDYVAGGTAGQQHAFLDQFFAQKAERFKALGLPDVFADAETRTFLHGLIDIREGDDFGLEMHAIRLKGENEGHIAALSGISRKGDHVICQFSSINESIAADASPGEFLFWQMISKLHGTGVTLFDFGLGDQVYKRSWAPIETDHHDIVLPLSFVGRIAGLAHRAITRSKAHIKARPGLYKFAQRARSKIGV, from the coding sequence GTGCAGACGCAAAAGCTCGATGCCCATCAACGACCGCTCGACGAAGCGGCGAAAGTCGAGGAAGGCATTGCGAACCCTCGCTCGCTGAGCGCGGAACTCGATGTCACGGTCTTCGACACAATGGCGCCGCTGGAAAAGGATTGGCGCGCCTTGGAGCTCGACAATCTGACGTCTCTCCATCAGGGCTATGACTGGTGCCATAGCTGGGTCGGCGCCTATCGGCGGCCGCTCGCCATTTTGCGAGGCGTCTGCGGGCCAGAATCGGCCTTTATCCTGCCGGTCGAAATCGAGCGCTCCCATGGCGTGCGGATCGCGAAATTCATCGGCGCCAATCACAGCAACATCAATACCGGACTTATCACGGAGCATTTTCTGCGCCGCGCCGTTGACCTCGATGCGCACTGCTTCGCCGAGAGCCTTCGTCACGCCCTTCGCGGCAAGGCCGATCTGCTGCTCTTGCAGAACATCCCGCTGGAATGGCGCGGCCAGAAGAGCCCGCTCGGTCTGTTGCCATTGGTGCAGAACCAGAACCACGCCTATCAGCTGCCGCTGCTTGAAAATTTCGAGGCGACGCTCAGGCAATTGAACTCCAAGAGCCGCCGGAAGAAGTTCCGGGTGCAGTCGAAACGGCTCGAAGCCATCGGCGGCTTCGACTATGTCGCTGGCGGGACGGCCGGCCAGCAGCACGCCTTTCTTGACCAGTTCTTCGCTCAGAAGGCCGAGCGCTTCAAGGCACTCGGGCTGCCCGACGTGTTTGCGGACGCCGAAACGCGGACCTTTCTCCATGGCCTGATCGATATCCGCGAGGGCGACGATTTCGGGCTTGAGATGCATGCGATCCGCCTCAAGGGCGAAAACGAAGGGCATATCGCTGCGCTATCCGGTATCTCGCGCAAGGGCGATCACGTGATCTGCCAGTTCAGTTCGATCAACGAAAGCATTGCGGCGGATGCAAGCCCGGGCGAATTCCTCTTTTGGCAGATGATTTCCAAATTGCACGGGACGGGCGTCACCCTCTTCGATTTCGGTCTCGGCGATCAGGTCTACAAACGTTCTTGGGCACCGATCGAAACGGATCATCACGATATAGTGCTGCCGCTGTCCTTCGTGGGAAGGATCGCCGGGCTTGCGCACCGGGCCATCACGCGGAGCAAGGCCCACATCAAGGCTCGGCCCGGCCTCTATAAATTCGCGCAGCGCGCTCGTTCAAAGATCGGCGTCTGA
- a CDS encoding COX15/CtaA family protein, producing the protein MAVANLTTQQTILSEVRRLDRNRRALRIWLGIVLLALVCLVLVGGATRLTNSGLSITEWKPIHGVIPPLTAAEWEEEFKLYQRIPEFQQLNSDMTVEDFKTIFWWEWAHRLIARGIGVIFALPLVFFWLTGMVERRLRWPLAGILALGGLQGFIGWWMVSSGLSVRTDVSQYRLAAHLVMACLIFAACMWIMRGLSPHSNDAAPTESSRAWAAIIAIFALFQIYLGALVAGLDAGFTYNTWPLMDGAIIPSDLLIQKPAWINFFENPKTVQFFHRAGAYVLFALAFINMVVALRAAPQTTHARRAVVLFALVTLQAAIGIATLLLQVPFHWGLLHQAGALIVLGFAVANWRGFYGEFAHDTMIAERD; encoded by the coding sequence ATGGCCGTCGCGAACTTGACCACGCAACAGACGATCTTGAGCGAGGTCCGCAGGTTGGACCGGAACCGCCGCGCACTGCGCATCTGGCTGGGTATCGTGCTCCTCGCGCTCGTCTGTCTCGTGCTCGTCGGCGGCGCGACGCGTCTTACCAATTCCGGCCTTTCGATCACGGAATGGAAGCCGATCCACGGCGTCATTCCGCCGCTCACTGCCGCTGAATGGGAGGAAGAATTCAAGCTCTACCAGCGCATTCCCGAATTCCAGCAGCTAAACAGCGACATGACCGTGGAGGATTTCAAGACCATCTTCTGGTGGGAATGGGCGCACCGGCTGATCGCCCGCGGGATCGGCGTCATCTTCGCTCTGCCGCTTGTCTTTTTCTGGCTGACGGGCATGGTCGAACGGCGGCTGCGCTGGCCGCTCGCCGGCATCCTGGCGCTCGGAGGCCTGCAGGGCTTCATCGGCTGGTGGATGGTCTCGTCCGGTCTTTCGGTGCGGACCGACGTCAGCCAGTATCGCCTCGCGGCGCACCTCGTCATGGCCTGTCTGATTTTCGCCGCCTGCATGTGGATCATGCGCGGCCTTTCCCCGCATTCGAACGACGCCGCGCCCACCGAAAGCTCGCGGGCATGGGCGGCGATAATTGCCATTTTCGCGCTCTTCCAGATCTATCTCGGCGCGCTGGTGGCCGGTCTTGATGCCGGCTTCACCTACAATACCTGGCCGCTGATGGACGGCGCGATCATCCCCTCCGATCTTCTCATCCAAAAGCCCGCTTGGATCAATTTCTTCGAAAACCCGAAGACCGTTCAATTCTTCCATCGCGCCGGCGCCTACGTGCTCTTCGCGCTCGCTTTCATCAATATGGTGGTTGCGCTCCGCGCAGCTCCCCAAACCACACACGCCCGCCGCGCTGTCGTTCTCTTCGCGCTCGTCACGCTGCAGGCCGCAATCGGCATCGCTACGCTCCTTCTGCAGGTCCCGTTTCATTGGGGTCTTTTACATCAGGCAGGCGCCCTGATCGTCTTGGGCTTCGCCGTCGCCAACTGGCGCGGCTTCTACGGTGAGTTTGCGCACGACACGATGATTGCGGAAAGGGACTGA
- a CDS encoding polysaccharide biosynthesis/export family protein: MLFVQPKTLLALSLVAMTAALSGCNTYKPAPRAFNQATIQPYTLDSGDRLRITVFDQPSMTNTYMVDQAGYIAFPLVGQVPARGRTLQQLSGQIAQKLQQGYLRDPDVTIDVDRYRSIFIMGEVGQPGQYSYVPGMTVQNAIAVAGGFTSRANQGTVDVTRKINGQVLTGRVNISSSIIAGDTIYVRERLF, from the coding sequence ATGCTTTTCGTCCAGCCCAAGACGCTTCTGGCTCTGAGCCTTGTCGCCATGACGGCGGCATTGAGCGGTTGCAACACCTATAAGCCCGCGCCGAGAGCTTTCAATCAGGCAACGATCCAGCCCTATACGCTCGACAGCGGCGACCGGCTGCGCATCACCGTTTTCGATCAGCCGAGCATGACCAATACCTATATGGTCGATCAGGCAGGCTACATCGCCTTCCCGCTCGTCGGACAGGTGCCGGCGCGCGGACGCACGCTGCAGCAGCTTTCCGGCCAGATCGCCCAGAAGTTGCAGCAGGGTTATCTGCGCGATCCCGATGTGACGATCGATGTCGACCGCTACCGTTCCATCTTCATCATGGGTGAAGTCGGTCAGCCCGGCCAGTATTCCTATGTACCGGGCATGACGGTGCAGAACGCGATCGCCGTTGCCGGCGGCTTCACCTCCCGCGCCAATCAGGGCACGGTCGACGTCACCCGCAAGATCAACGGCCAGGTGCTGACCGGACGCGTCAACATTTCGTCCTCAATCATCGCCGGCGACACGATCTATGTCCGCGAACGGCTGTTCTGA
- a CDS encoding undecaprenyl-phosphate glucose phosphotransferase — protein MNKAEKSDQFDVEALRKRVSAASADGGGRETPGEINAYARQIAEQFREGTRSPSMVIGQLRLFEFVSQFAIGLLAFLIWPGDGSESLGARAGIAAAAAALGVMALQLSDTYSIPALRARIRLLPRIFGAWAAAFAVTEVIFSLFRDLAWAEINLHVAWFSLASIFLLGSRFLVAYGIRNWARNGVMERRAVIVGGGEPAKDLIRVLEQQADNDIRICGIFDDRGEKRSPVMVAGYPKLGTVAELVEFVRLTRIDMLIIALPLSAEARILQLLKKLWILPVDIRLAAHANRLRFRPRAYSHIGSVPMLDIFKKPIRDWDSVAKRGFDVFFASLALALLWPVMILTAIAIKLTSKGPVFFMQKRHGFNNEVINVFKFRSMYTNMSDHIAKVVVTKGDPRVTPVGRFIRKSSIDELPQLFNVLKGDLSLVGPRPHAVLAQTKDRAWGDIVEGYFARHRVKPGVTGWAQINGWRGEIDNDDKIKFRTAYDLYYIENWSLWFDLKILFLTPVRLLNTENAY, from the coding sequence ATGAACAAAGCAGAAAAGAGCGATCAGTTCGACGTGGAAGCCCTGCGCAAGCGGGTTTCCGCTGCCAGCGCAGACGGTGGCGGGAGGGAAACCCCGGGAGAGATCAACGCCTATGCCCGGCAGATTGCCGAACAGTTCCGCGAGGGAACGCGTTCCCCGTCGATGGTCATCGGCCAGCTACGCCTCTTCGAATTCGTCTCGCAATTCGCAATCGGGCTGCTCGCCTTCCTGATCTGGCCTGGAGACGGCAGCGAAAGCCTTGGCGCGCGGGCGGGCATAGCAGCCGCCGCGGCGGCGTTGGGCGTCATGGCGCTGCAGCTTTCGGATACCTATTCCATTCCGGCGCTGCGGGCCCGCATTCGCCTGCTGCCGCGCATCTTCGGCGCCTGGGCGGCTGCCTTTGCCGTAACGGAAGTGATCTTTTCGCTCTTCCGCGATCTCGCATGGGCAGAGATAAACCTGCATGTCGCCTGGTTCTCGCTTGCCTCAATCTTCCTGCTCGGCTCACGCTTCCTGGTCGCCTACGGCATCCGCAACTGGGCGCGCAACGGCGTCATGGAGCGCCGCGCCGTGATCGTCGGCGGCGGCGAACCTGCCAAGGATCTGATCCGCGTTCTCGAGCAGCAGGCAGACAACGACATCCGCATATGCGGCATCTTCGACGACCGGGGCGAGAAGCGCTCGCCGGTCATGGTCGCCGGCTATCCGAAGCTCGGCACCGTTGCCGAACTGGTCGAATTCGTACGGCTGACCCGGATCGACATGCTGATTATCGCGCTGCCGCTCAGCGCCGAGGCGCGCATCCTGCAGCTTCTCAAAAAACTTTGGATCCTGCCGGTCGATATCCGCCTTGCGGCACATGCCAATCGCCTGCGGTTCCGGCCGCGTGCCTATTCGCATATCGGCTCCGTGCCGATGCTCGACATTTTCAAGAAGCCGATCCGCGATTGGGACTCTGTCGCCAAACGCGGCTTCGATGTCTTCTTCGCATCGCTTGCGCTTGCTTTGCTCTGGCCGGTGATGATCCTGACGGCCATTGCAATCAAGCTGACGTCCAAGGGTCCAGTCTTCTTCATGCAGAAGCGGCACGGCTTCAACAATGAGGTCATCAACGTCTTCAAGTTCCGTTCGATGTACACCAACATGAGCGATCACATCGCCAAGGTCGTAGTGACCAAGGGCGATCCGCGCGTGACGCCGGTCGGCCGCTTCATCCGCAAGTCCTCGATCGATGAATTGCCGCAACTGTTCAATGTGCTGAAAGGCGATCTCTCGCTCGTCGGCCCCCGGCCGCATGCAGTCCTGGCGCAGACCAAAGATCGCGCCTGGGGCGACATCGTGGAAGGCTATTTCGCCCGTCACCGCGTGAAGCCCGGCGTGACCGGCTGGGCGCAGATCAACGGCTGGCGCGGCGAGATCGACAATGACGACAAGATCAAGTTCCGCACCGCCTACGACCTCTACTATATCGAGAACTGGTCGCTCTGGTTCGATCTCAAGATATTGTTCCTGACGCCGGTGCGGTTGCTCAACACGGAAAACGCCTATTGA
- the speB gene encoding agmatinase, producing MAEKSIDHAFMATSLTSSATDPTFAGALSFMRRRFTKVLTGADVVVWGIPFDAATSNRPGTRFGPQAIRRASAIFDNDPQYPFNRDLFAEMAVIDYGDCLLDYGNHQETPAAIERQANMILDSGAFLLTLGGDHYVTWPILKAHAARHGPLALVQFDAHQDTWLDDNRRIDHGSFVARAARDGIIDPGRSIQIGIRTHAPEDFGIRILYGHQVEEMNAAEIASAIVSHTKDAPAYLTFDIDCLDPAYTPGTGTPVAGGPSSAKILSVLQRLQQLDIRGADVVEVSPPYDHADITAIAGATVAMYMLGLRAERHAAAR from the coding sequence ATGGCAGAGAAGTCGATCGATCACGCCTTTATGGCGACCAGCCTCACATCGTCGGCCACTGACCCAACCTTTGCCGGAGCGCTCTCCTTCATGCGGCGTCGGTTCACCAAGGTTCTGACAGGCGCCGACGTCGTCGTCTGGGGTATTCCCTTCGATGCGGCAACCTCCAACCGGCCGGGAACGCGCTTCGGGCCGCAGGCGATCCGTCGCGCCTCGGCGATCTTCGACAACGATCCGCAATATCCCTTCAATCGCGATCTCTTCGCCGAAATGGCGGTGATCGACTACGGCGACTGCCTGCTTGACTACGGCAATCACCAGGAGACGCCGGCGGCAATCGAGCGGCAGGCGAATATGATTCTTGACAGCGGCGCCTTCCTGCTCACGCTAGGCGGCGACCACTATGTCACATGGCCGATCCTCAAGGCGCATGCGGCCAGGCACGGTCCGCTGGCGCTGGTGCAGTTCGACGCGCATCAAGATACCTGGCTCGACGATAACCGGCGGATCGATCACGGCTCCTTCGTCGCACGCGCGGCCCGCGACGGCATCATCGACCCGGGCCGCTCCATCCAGATCGGTATCCGCACCCACGCGCCGGAGGATTTCGGCATTCGCATCCTCTACGGCCATCAGGTCGAAGAAATGAATGCCGCTGAGATCGCCTCGGCAATCGTCTCGCACACCAAGGACGCTCCGGCCTATCTGACCTTCGATATCGACTGCCTCGATCCGGCCTATACGCCAGGCACCGGCACGCCAGTAGCGGGCGGGCCGTCGAGCGCCAAGATCCTTTCGGTCCTGCAGCGCCTGCAGCAGCTCGATATCCGCGGCGCAGACGTGGTCGAGGTCTCGCCGCCTTATGATCACGCCGATATCACCGCCATTGCAGGGGCGACGGTCGCGATGTATATGCTGGGGCTCCGCGCCGAGAGGCACGCAGCGGCACGCTAG
- a CDS encoding DUF2842 domain-containing protein has protein sequence MPIRLRKFIGTILIVVLVLLYALLANTIAVATLGESSWWVHLLYFSVTGLVWVLPAMLIIKWMAGPRQK, from the coding sequence ATGCCCATCCGCTTGCGCAAATTCATCGGCACGATCCTCATCGTCGTTCTCGTGCTTCTTTATGCGCTTTTGGCGAACACGATTGCCGTCGCGACACTTGGGGAATCGTCGTGGTGGGTCCACCTCCTCTATTTCTCGGTGACGGGCCTTGTCTGGGTCCTGCCGGCGATGCTGATCATCAAATGGATGGCCGGTCCGCGGCAGAAGTGA
- a CDS encoding sulfite exporter TauE/SafE family protein produces the protein MPIDTLSAGVAEWFSAALPDHGIYALIFFAFIAGLARGFSGFGAALIFIPLGGAIVGPKLISPVLLLIDGLATLGMIPPAWRSANRREVFAMAIGAALGVPAGTVALALMDTLTLRWIITAVAISLLALLLSGWRHHGEPRAPLSAGVGLIAGLFSGAAQLGGPPVVAYWLGGKSEFTRVRANVILYFSISTCFSAISYYAGGLFVQAVFALTPVILPGYALGLYGGSKLFGLAKESTFRLICYLLIAAAAIIGMPALDGILR, from the coding sequence ATGCCGATCGATACGCTTTCGGCCGGCGTTGCTGAATGGTTTTCCGCTGCGCTGCCGGATCACGGCATCTATGCGCTAATCTTCTTTGCCTTCATTGCCGGGCTCGCGCGCGGCTTTTCGGGCTTCGGGGCGGCGCTGATCTTCATTCCGCTTGGCGGCGCGATTGTCGGCCCGAAGCTGATTTCTCCCGTTTTGCTTCTCATCGACGGGCTTGCGACACTTGGGATGATCCCGCCTGCCTGGCGCAGCGCCAACCGGCGTGAAGTCTTCGCGATGGCGATCGGCGCGGCTCTCGGCGTTCCCGCGGGCACAGTTGCACTTGCGCTGATGGATACCTTGACGCTGCGCTGGATCATCACCGCCGTGGCTATATCGCTGCTGGCGCTCCTCTTGTCAGGCTGGCGCCATCACGGCGAGCCGCGCGCGCCGCTCAGTGCCGGGGTCGGCCTTATCGCCGGTCTTTTCAGCGGCGCGGCACAGCTTGGCGGCCCGCCGGTCGTTGCCTATTGGCTCGGCGGCAAGAGCGAGTTTACCCGCGTCCGGGCAAATGTCATCCTCTACTTCTCGATCTCCACCTGCTTCAGCGCAATCAGCTATTATGCCGGAGGGCTTTTCGTGCAGGCCGTCTTTGCTCTGACGCCCGTCATCCTGCCGGGCTATGCGCTCGGCCTCTATGGCGGCTCGAAGCTGTTCGGCTTGGCGAAGGAGAGCACGTTCCGGCTGATCTGCTATTTGCTCATCGCCGCGGCCGCCATCATCGGCATGCCAGCGCTCGACGGGATCTTGCGGTAA
- a CDS encoding Wzz/FepE/Etk N-terminal domain-containing protein, with amino-acid sequence MSGVTGNQDVDIDLGQLVRAVWARRLKVVAVTLIGAGVAFAGAKMISPKYSAETRLLIEQRAPAFANTQSNDGNAGPLLDELNIASQVQLLQSADIIKQVINSEKLYELPEFDDAVNGSALSDILVALHIKKNPLENPPEERVIDAFIERLQVYQVPGSRVIGITFTSKDPKIAARIPNAMANVYLATQSGAKLDTNSEATRWLEPEIENLRKKVNDAEQKVAEYRAKHGLLPTNGGSNFPQQQLNDISVELTRVRGEKANAEARAQSVRNALASGEASDTLPDIMSSQSMQRLKGTESGLQSQISDLSTSLLNNHPKLKSLRAQLADIKTQIRQETQKILASVEGEAKVAGLRAAELERQSGTLRANSAQAGEDEVGLNALQREANAQRQLLETYLARYREAASRADSNSSPADARIVSRAIEPVDPYFPKVVPIVVVAAVATLVMSAIVIMLAELFSGRALRPVDGSVEPAAPIEEKTQAAAAPKAKRDVKPSMLSAPVEEEPAQEAPAPLEDESEFSISSVAHYLTSSRATLAVAISPTGDDGSAATVSLARALADVGQRVVLVDMTGSGYPTELMGDDPNAPGVTDLLCGAAAFGETIHGDRDSDAHLIPQGISDIRQAMRGADRLSLLLDALSSAYDLVIVECGAADVAGVSRLTRSKDVEIILSMPDVIEEEFVVAMTEFEKAGYQRVVLMSGDETIAEDLPRRAA; translated from the coding sequence ATGTCCGGCGTAACGGGTAATCAGGATGTGGACATCGACCTTGGCCAGCTCGTTCGAGCCGTCTGGGCCCGCCGGCTGAAGGTTGTCGCCGTCACGCTGATCGGGGCAGGGGTCGCCTTTGCCGGCGCCAAGATGATCTCGCCGAAATACAGTGCCGAAACGCGTCTGCTGATCGAGCAGCGTGCACCGGCTTTCGCCAACACCCAATCGAACGACGGCAATGCCGGTCCGCTGCTCGACGAGTTGAACATTGCGAGCCAGGTTCAGCTTCTGCAGTCCGCCGATATCATCAAGCAGGTCATCAACAGCGAGAAGCTCTATGAGCTGCCTGAATTCGACGATGCCGTCAACGGCTCTGCGCTGAGCGACATCCTTGTGGCGCTCCATATCAAGAAGAACCCGCTTGAAAATCCGCCTGAAGAGCGCGTGATCGATGCGTTCATCGAGCGCCTTCAGGTCTACCAGGTTCCCGGTTCGCGCGTCATCGGCATCACCTTCACGTCGAAGGATCCGAAGATTGCCGCGCGCATTCCGAATGCCATGGCGAATGTCTATCTCGCGACGCAGAGCGGCGCCAAACTCGATACGAACTCGGAGGCCACCCGTTGGCTCGAGCCGGAAATCGAGAACCTTCGCAAGAAGGTAAACGACGCCGAGCAGAAGGTTGCCGAATACCGCGCCAAGCACGGTCTCCTGCCGACGAACGGAGGCAGCAACTTTCCGCAGCAGCAGCTGAACGATATCTCTGTTGAGCTGACCCGCGTACGCGGCGAAAAGGCGAATGCCGAGGCGCGCGCCCAGTCCGTCCGCAACGCGCTCGCCTCCGGTGAGGCGTCGGATACGTTGCCGGACATCATGTCCTCGCAGTCGATGCAGCGGCTGAAGGGCACTGAGTCGGGCCTCCAGTCGCAGATTTCCGATCTCAGCACGTCGCTGCTCAACAACCATCCGAAGTTGAAGAGCCTGCGGGCGCAGCTTGCAGACATCAAGACGCAGATCCGCCAGGAGACGCAAAAGATCCTGGCCAGCGTAGAGGGCGAGGCGAAGGTCGCCGGCCTTCGTGCTGCCGAACTCGAGCGCCAGTCCGGCACGTTGCGGGCAAACAGCGCCCAGGCGGGCGAAGACGAGGTCGGCCTCAATGCCCTGCAGCGCGAGGCGAACGCCCAGCGCCAGCTGCTCGAGACCTACCTCGCTCGCTACCGGGAAGCCGCTTCCCGCGCCGACAGCAATTCGAGTCCGGCGGATGCGCGCATCGTCTCGCGCGCCATCGAGCCTGTCGATCCGTACTTCCCGAAGGTCGTGCCGATCGTCGTCGTCGCTGCCGTCGCGACGTTGGTCATGAGCGCGATCGTCATCATGCTCGCGGAACTTTTCAGCGGCCGGGCACTGCGTCCGGTCGACGGCAGCGTCGAGCCGGCTGCGCCGATCGAAGAAAAAACGCAGGCCGCCGCTGCGCCGAAAGCCAAGCGTGACGTCAAGCCCAGCATGCTTTCGGCACCGGTGGAAGAAGAGCCTGCGCAGGAGGCGCCTGCACCTTTGGAAGACGAAAGCGAATTCTCGATCAGCTCTGTCGCCCATTATCTCACGAGCAGCCGGGCAACGCTCGCTGTCGCGATATCGCCGACTGGCGACGATGGTTCCGCGGCGACCGTTTCGCTGGCCCGCGCGCTTGCCGACGTCGGTCAGCGCGTGGTTCTGGTCGACATGACCGGCTCCGGCTATCCGACCGAGTTGATGGGCGACGACCCGAATGCGCCGGGCGTCACCGATCTGCTCTGCGGCGCTGCCGCTTTCGGCGAAACGATCCATGGCGACCGTGATTCAGATGCTCATCTGATCCCGCAGGGCATCAGCGACATCCGTCAGGCGATGCGCGGCGCAGACCGGCTTTCGCTGCTGCTCGACGCATTGTCCTCAGCCTATGATCTCGTGATTGTCGAGTGCGGTGCAGCCGATGTTGCCGGCGTCTCCCGCCTGACGCGCAGCAAGGATGTCGAGATCATCCTTTCGATGCCGGACGTGATCGAAGAGGAGTTCGTCGTCGCGATGACGGAATTCGAAAAGGCGGGCTATCAGCGCGTCGTGCTGATGTCCGGCGACGAGACAATTGCGGAGGACCTCCCGCGCCGCGCGGCCTGA